GATCGACATCTTCATGAGTTCCGGTCCTGGTGGGCAGTCAGTCAACACGACGTATTCCGCGGTGCGCATGACCCATATCCCCACCGGCATCGTGGTGAGCATGCAGGACGAGAAGTCGCAGATTCAGAATCGTGCGGCGGCGCTGCGCGTCTTGAAATCGCGTTTGCTGGCGATGAAACATGAAAAGGAAGCGGCGGAAGCAGCCGATATGCGCCATTCGCAGGTGCGCTCGCTCGACCGTTCCGAACGTATCCGCACCTACAATTTCCCGGAAAACCGTATCGTCGACCACCGTACCAATTACAAGGCATACAATCTCGACCAGGTGCTTGACGGTGACCTGCAGGCCGTCATCGACAGCGATATCCAGGCCGACGAGGCCGCACGTCTCGCCAAAACCGACTGAACTGGCTGAAGCAAGGGGAGTAGTTAATGGCGCAAGACGTGGTGCGTTCGACATCCGAAACGTTGCAGCAAGCGACGGATTGGCTGAAAGCTGCTGGTGTCGAAACACCGCGAAATGATGCGAAACTGTTGCTTGCCGAGGCGTTCGGTGTAGCGCCCAGTGACGTCGAGAAATCGATATTGCTGGATACGCCGCTGCATAGCACGATCAATGACGACGAGACCGATGGGGTCGATGTCCATCGCATTAACGATGGAAATGATTCCCGAGATATTTCCCGACAGGGCTCGGAAACGGGCGATTCTAACGGGTCTTCTGCGAATGCCGATAATGCCACCGGAAATAATGACGAGAATGTGATTAGCGATGCCGATGACGCGGCAATTCGCCGTTTTGCCGTGATGGTGGCCCGACGCAAGCAACGCGAGCCGTTGCAATATATCGTCGGCCATGCCCCGTTCCGCTACTTGGATTTAGAGGTCGGGCCAGGTGTTTTCATTCCGCGTCCGGAAACCGAGACTGTGGTGCAAGCAGCCATCGATTGGCTGACGCACGAAAACATCAAACCAAGTCGTCTGGTCGATCTGTGTGCCGGGAGCGGGGCCAT
This genomic stretch from Bifidobacterium sp. ESL0690 harbors:
- the prmC gene encoding peptide chain release factor N(5)-glutamine methyltransferase, which produces MAQDVVRSTSETLQQATDWLKAAGVETPRNDAKLLLAEAFGVAPSDVEKSILLDTPLHSTINDDETDGVDVHRINDGNDSRDISRQGSETGDSNGSSANADNATGNNDENVISDADDAAIRRFAVMVARRKQREPLQYIVGHAPFRYLDLEVGPGVFIPRPETETVVQAAIDWLTHENIKPSRLVDLCAGSGAIGLSLVTEVPGSEVWAVELSLEALEWTKRNEQKVFKDHSLAGYNYHLFHADAANAMTLSQLNGTIDAVVTNPPYVPIAEIPEQPEVRDYDPKTALYGGSADGTYIPERIILRAEKLLRSGGALVMEHDISQAQLLTDFARTHGFSTAHTGDDLSGRPRYLFAVKE